A single genomic interval of Gossypium raimondii isolate GPD5lz chromosome 11, ASM2569854v1, whole genome shotgun sequence harbors:
- the LOC105804106 gene encoding transcription factor bHLH61, which produces MELSQHAFLEELLAPRRDSWTTFSAGVTEFLPNGSWNFDSFDENPTLATSNLSFVAFSPPPPPDQTPSFECPFSDQPYPFVDGFTVRDMDSSYTNVNVVHPHTSPFSATQQDFPSMVDDEDQFGLLTTDHQQHRLEETKSSCKVEIEQTSNIQGFNMGDLLLGRKRAKTKKLEGQPSKNLMAERRRRKRLNDRLSMLRSIVPKISKMDRTSILGDTIDYMKELLERINKLQEEDTKEGIIINQQSLLKNLKEQKPDEVLVRNSPKFDVERRDTDTRIDICCATKPGLLLSTVNTLEALGLEIQQCVISCFNEFSMQASCSEVEEQRTLISSEDIKQALFRNAGYGGRCL; this is translated from the exons ATGGAGCTCTCACAGCATGCTTTCCTGGAGGAGCTATTGGCTCCAAGAAGAGACAGTTGGACCACTTTTTCAGCTGGGGTGACTGAGTTCCTCCCTAATGGCTCATGGAACTTTGATTCTTTTGATGAGAATCCAACTTTGGCTACATCAAATCTCTCCTTTGTTGCGTTctctccaccaccaccacctgaTCAAACCCCCAGCTTTGAATGTCCTTTCAGTGATCAACCCTACCCTTTTGTTGATGGATTCACAGTGCGGGACATGGATTCTTCGTACACCAACGTCAATGTCGTCCACCCCCACACATCTCCTTTCTCAGCTACTCAACAAGACTTCCCATCCATggttgatgatgaagatcagtTTGGTCTTCTTACCACTGATCATCAACAACACCGCTTGGAAGAAACAAAGAGTAGCTGCAAAGTCGAGATTGAGCAAACCAGCAACATTCAGGGTTTCAACATGGGCGACTTGTTGTTAGGCAGGAAAAGGGCTAAGACAAAGAAGTTAGAAGGTCAGCCTTCAAAGAATTTAATGGCAGAGAGAAGGAGAAGGAAGCGACTGAATGACAGGCTTTCAATGCTGAGATCAATAGTCCCCAAGATCAGCAAG ATGGATAGAACATCTATACTTGGAGATACCATAGATTACATGAAAGAGCTTCTAGAAAGGATTAATAAGTTGCAGGAAGAAGATACGAAAGAGGGTATCATTATTAATCAACAGAGTTTATTGAAGAACCTGAAGGAGCAAAAGCCAGATGAAGTATTGGTGAGAAATTCCCCAAAG TTTGATGTAGAGAGGAGAGATACAGATACTCGAATCGATATATGCTGTGCAACGAAACCAGGCTTGCTGTTATCTACAGTGAACACATTGGAAGCACTAGGCCTTGAGATTCAACAGTGTGTTATAAGTTGCTTCAATGAATTTTCAATGCAAGCTTCTTGTTCAGag GTAGAAGAGCAGAGGACATTGATAAGCTCTGAAGACATAAAGCAAGCATTGTTCAGAAATGCAGGCTATGGAGGAAGATGTCTGTAG